The DNA window TGAGTGGAATTCACAGcgagcattagcatcatatccTGGAGGAAGAGGACTAGGCGGAGGGCCCATTTCACGGAGTTGCACCAACTGACCAGCAAGTAATTGGGGAAGGAGCTGGGCATATGGCATCGGAATCGGATCTATACGCCTATCAGGGTACCTCTGCCTTTGTGGAGCTCTTTGACCTTGgggcctaggattctgttgacgattctgaggagcagcaacttgttgttgtggtacgaaaggctgttggggtgccatccatggttgtggaaatgCAGCAGCGTATGCCTGAGGGGCATATGGATTGGGAACAGCATATGGCATCGGGtagtaaggaggtggaacagcagagtaTACTGGAGTTCGACCTTGGTCAACTGAAGCAGTACTggtttcaccttctttcttcttcacaaacccagaatacggcttcttaccattaccactcgAGTTTCTAGGACTAGTAACAccctgaatggtaccagcttttacacagttctcaacccgttcaccaatgatgaccacatccgagaaggacggagaagtattactaaccatgtgctgaaggtacggccctttcagagtacccataaatagatcaatcaattctcggtcaagaagaggaggttgaactcgagcagcaagttcacgccacctctgggcatattctttgaaagattcttcagacttttgtgacatattttgcagttgggcacggctaggagccatagcagtattgtagtggtattgcttcaagaaggcatcaacaagccctccccaagtactgacattggccctctcaagtttcatataccactccaacggggctcctgtgagactgtcctggaagaaatgcataagcagaggttcgttctcggcgtgagcggccatcttacgacagtaggaacgaatgtgagtttcTGGGCaagtaactcccttgtacttatcaaaatctggcaccttgaacttcggtggAATAACAATTCCAGGTACCAAGCTCAaagcagcagtgtcgaaactcgaagttttagcaacctcaacggccttaaggcgttcttcgagagcttggtacatcttagcagtctcggtcaactcagcagtaagatcatgttcaagatcaataacctcatggtggtcatccactaccttTGCTAtcccctcaacaggaatctccttAGTTCTTACTCCCCCATCAGCAGAATTAGTAGGAGTATCCTTGATCAAtccagcaacgctctttctgagctcttcttgtccttggacaacgacatggagagtctccataagttgggtcattctttcccccacaacatccatatccctacgaagggcggcttgattctgttcaaattggtccatgattctcttctcgttgttcctggtgcggtaaggatgaaaggaagtcagctttgtcgttgaagcagaaatctgttgctgaaagggaccccaattagtttcttgtacaataacctgaaaaatgcaatgtgataatgtgaatgtatgagtgcatgtgtgcgtatgacgtgatgtgccattttcagagtatccaagatttaatattgatccagaatagctaacaatgtgacaaaagataagtatcaagagaaactagttctttttattcataacagaaatttaaacttgggcaagccatacatcaacaagatagttcaacaagggaaataaaagaccccatccaacaagtctggagGTGGTCGGGACATacagactcaaacatcaatccatctgaatataaaatagaggtcctccttgtctgaagtgctcatCACTCCACTTCTtggtttcatcaaacagtttcttggttgctttCTGATCTCTTCCTTTGACGAAGCTTTCGATTACCACGTCCTTTCGGTATAACTGCTCATctagttgttagaacaagatttgttctgatcaattatcttagttttgatgattacaataatatgaattttgcttaagataatatggtactctaatccaatgcaatttccttttcaggaaatatataaagagtatgcataaatcagcgctcagaagctttgactcagaaggttcagcatgcaacatcagaacatggtctggcaagacatcagaagatggtcgaagcagaatcagaacatgagtctatggaagcatcagaagaacatgagatcagaagcactgaagttctgatggtatcacgctcagaagcacttcaaggtcagaagatcagaagatgctttgcaccaagctgtttgactctgatgataaacaaacgttgtatttacaaacatcagatcagaagaaagtacaagtggcaggctacgctgactgacaaaaggaacgttaaaagctattaaaggcaacgtcagtagacacagcgtgaacaaggctcgaggtagttgacaaaagcatataacattaaatgcgatgctgtacggaacacgcaaagcattaaatgcattcaacggtcatcttctcaaacgcctatatatatgaagttctgatgagaagcaaggttaataaTTCTGaataacaactctgaaccaaattctgtgaatattaacttgctgaaacgctgttcaaatcaaagctcagaatcttcatcttcatcaaagctcactacattgctattgtaatatattagtgagattaagcttaaacgttaagagaaatatcactgttgtgattatagcttgtaagaagcattgtaatactcttagaaagattacattaagttgtaagtaactagagtgatcgtgttgatcagaatactctaggaagtcttagcttgtgtctaagcagttgtaattagagtgatcacgtggtggtcaggatactctaagaaagtcttagcttgtgtctaagcagttgttcctggagtgatcaggttgtgatcaggatactctagaagacttagtcgtggactaagtggaaaaccattgtaatccgtgcgattagtggattaaatcctcagttgaggtaaatcatctttgcgggggtggactggagtagtttagttaacaacgaaccaggataaaaataactgtgcaatttatttttatctgtcaagtttttaaagctacacttattcaaaccccccccccctttctaagtgtttttctatccttcactagtttcttgcagcactccctgagttcgtcacatcctttgcattctgggagataatccttCTCAGATACGTCCTCCATACCCATCATTCGATCTCTGAGCTTAgcattctcttctgttagtcgagtattgcggaggtgacttcctttcagttgaGTCTCAATTGCCATTCTTTgagtggtctcttcttccagtttctttttcagacTCCTCACTTCAGCTCTAGCCTCCCTTTCTATTTTGAGTTTATAAGCCTTCAAGTCTTCTCTGTACTCTCGCCTGAgtttctcttctgcctcttttacGGCCCTTTTTATGATCTCCTGGTGATCCTCGACGATAACAGCAGTATCTCTTTCACCTTTTTCCgttctagccctcttttgaactctcAAAGATCCTTCTTTAAGCACCTTGGCTTCATGTGCCAACTCAACCCTTATTTGATCTACAAGATGATGTTTTGGTCGCGCATCTGACCTCTTTTCGTGCGATTGGGTGCTTTCCATATTCACTTGGATGCAATTCTCAGCAGGCATAGTGGCAATTGGAATCTTAGGTGGTTGCTCGTACAATgggttaaccttcgggaaaggcaacaggcgATCTTTAACTCTATCTTCAACCCAATCTGTGTAGGCTTGTTTGGCAACGACATTCTTTTCACCTAGAGAAATCTGATCACTTGTATGGATGCTGTTCCAGGCACTCCTCACTTCTTCTAGACCCTTTGGATCGGTTCCCTTCTCAAAGCAAACGGATTCGaatatctctttgtccaaaggcttgtcttcaagtgcaaaacccaactgacgcAGCGCTAGCTTAGGATTATAATTGATAGCACCTTTTGTTCCTATGAGAGGAACGTTGTCAAAAGTACCACAGCTAGTTATAACTTTCTCCACGTCCATTCCAGTGGGACACCAGACAATGTCATTTCcggtaagccccatgatcctttgaggccatttctgaGTAGAAGTAATGAAAGGACCACTTGTAGGTAGGTGGGACTTAAACCAGGTGTATAACAACGGCAAACAATTTCTTATGGCTCCTCCTTTCCCATATCGAGAGTGAACGGAATAGTACGTATCGGCTAGCAAAGTAGGGACCGGATTCTTATCCACAAAAAGACATATAGCGGCCAGATCAATGAACTTGTGAATGTTAGGGAACATCACGATCCCATAGATCAAAACGGCCAAAAGGGCGTTGAAAGCCTCCCACATCTTTTTGTTGGCCAACTCTTGGGCCTTCTCAACCAAGAAACTCATATAGAAACCATGAGTGTtaccattcttcttccaattccCAAGAACATCttctatgctcaaataaagagcgttggcaatgtTGTCCAAATCAGGTTTCTCTGGGACACAAACGAAAGGAAccttgtgttgaatcttgatattgagaaagtgagagtactcctcaagagtgggagccaactgatagcctgagaaggtgaaacaacgcaagtcaggatcatagaactggagAAGAGTAGACAAACCCCATTCGTCGACGTGTGAGTCCAAAAGAGTCAAGATGTTTCCATAATTCTCAGTGAACACAGTTTTATTATGACCAGTGATCAATCCACCCAATTGCCCCAACTGAATCAAGCCTTCGCGATGGAAACTGTAAGTGTGAGTACGCCTTGTAGCTTCTCTGgtagcggtcacgttgttagccatcctggatgaaaagtaataacctcggataccctgaaaaatggcatgcatatgagaaataatactattttttcttcttttctttttttttcttttttattacatcttttctttctctttttttttgaaaataaatatgccatgatgaaaatgatgcaacGGAGATTCTCCCAATATGAGAGAGTTGTTGTGTTGTCTCTGAGCAGAACCGAATGTCATAAggtcaaaggtccggcataggtgCCGCACAGccataagaacaatagtcaccaacagaacagaatagtcaccaacggtacctgtcatgtatatccctccccactcacaggtgaatctaggtcagggtaggtcaaagaaagccaacagaggattgaaagtaggcgtactcatacgatattgcctctttcaaccaagctctgcccgtggatacatgatcgaatcaat is part of the Vicia villosa cultivar HV-30 ecotype Madison, WI linkage group LG2, Vvil1.0, whole genome shotgun sequence genome and encodes:
- the LOC131649561 gene encoding uncharacterized protein LOC131649561, with product MANNVTATREATRRTHTYSFHREGLIQLGQLGGLITGHNKTVFTENYGNILTLLDSHVDEWEKPDLDNIANALYLSIEDVLGNWKKNGNTHGFYMSFLVEKAQELANKKMWEAFNALLAVLIYGIVMFPNIHKFIDLAAICLFVDKNPVPTLLADTYYSVHSRYGKGGAIRNCLPLLYTWFKSHLPTSGPFITSTQKWPQRIMGLTGNDIVWCPTGMDVEKVITSCDKPLDKEIFESVCFEKGTDPKGLEEVRSAWNSIHTSDQISLGEKNVVAKQAYTDWVEDRVKDRLLPFPKVNPLYEQPPKIPIATMPAENCIQVNMESTQSHEKRSDARPKHHLVDQIRVELAHEAKVLKEGSLRVQKRARTEKGERDTAVIVEDHQEIIKRAVKEAEEKLRREYREDLKAYKLKIEREARAEVRSLKKKLEEETTQRMLVEVNGLRSGIGVLCFVDVSVC